A window of Mercenaria mercenaria strain notata chromosome 16, MADL_Memer_1, whole genome shotgun sequence contains these coding sequences:
- the LOC128549232 gene encoding ribosome-binding protein 1-like, whose protein sequence is MTPNQIQMGLVTPNKSQMGTVTPNKSQMGTMTPNQSQMGTMTPNRSQMGTMTPNQSQMGLVTPNQSQMGTMTPNQSEMGTMTPNQSQMGTMSPNQHQMGTVSPNQTTTDVENLWHTQLNRFSDSKYCYM, encoded by the coding sequence ATGACACCAAACCAAATTCAGATGGGTTTAGTGACACCAAATAAAAGTCAGATGGGCACAGTGACACCAAATAAAAGTCAGATGGGCACAATGACACCAAACCAAAGTCAGATGGGCACAATGACACCAAACAGAAGTCAGATGGGCACAATGACACCAAACCAAAGTCAGATGGGTTTAGTGACACCAAATCAAAGTCAGATGGGCACAATGACACCAAATCAAAGTGAGATGGGCACAATGACACCAAATCAAAGTCAGATGGGCACAATGTCACCAAACCAACATCAGATGGGCACAGTGTCACCAAACCAAACTACGACAGATGTTGAAAATCTCTGGCATACACAGCTGAATAGGTTCTCTGACAGTAAGTATTGTTATATGTAA